The window CGGCCCGGCCCATGGAAAAAAGGCGAATCTTGACCGAGGTCAAAGGATTCCGAATACTATGGGCAACACCGGCCGCCAGCTTTCCGGTCATCGCCCATTTTTCGGATTGGACCAGGTGCTCCTGGCTGCGGGCCAGTTGGTTCTGTGTCTGGTCGACATCTTCGATCAGACTGTGTACCTGATTACTGAGAACACTGACCTCATTCGATATCGGGATTTGATGGCCACCCGGTCCGGTTTCAAGGGTCAGTTGGCGAATGGGTCCCAGGATCTGCTTAAAAAGAACATACGCCAGAAGGGCCCCGGTCATGATTACAATCTGGATGGCGATCAAGGCCGCTGCATTGATGTATCGGGTCCTTAATTGGCCTTTTTCCCGGGCTTGAGCGATATTTTTCCGGTGGATTTCCTTGTATTGCTCGCAGAGATCGTGGATGATTAAAAAACGGCCCCGGTTTTTTTGTTGAAGGATAATCCCGTATTTCTTCTGCCCTGTTTGAAAAAGATGGATGACTTCCTGGCGAGCGTTTTTATATTGGAGGTATTCCGATTCGATTTTATTCAAAATTCCCCAGATAGCTTCTGTTCGGGCATATTCCCGGGTCTTTTTAAGCTTTTCTTCAAAAATCCTCTGGTATTGGTCCAACTGCTTCAGCCAGTCCGGGTTGCCATCCTGAAAAAAATAGGTAGTAAACCCTTTCTGCATAGCCAGAGCGGTTTCCAATTCCTCAGCGTTTTCGAAGGAAACGATATCCCGGTCAATGACGGTGTTGAAAAGGGAACCGATGGATTCGGCGTACCAGACCGTTGCCATCCCCCCCGCGAGGGTGGTCAGGATCAGGGCGATCAGGGTGAACAGTATCCGGGATCTTATACTTTGGGGGAGTAATTTTTTTATCATTTTTCTTTCCATTTATTCCCTATACCATAAAAATCAGATCCGGTCTTG is drawn from Deltaproteobacteria bacterium and contains these coding sequences:
- a CDS encoding histidine kinase, which produces MIKKLLPQSIRSRILFTLIALILTTLAGGMATVWYAESIGSLFNTVIDRDIVSFENAEELETALAMQKGFTTYFFQDGNPDWLKQLDQYQRIFEEKLKKTREYARTEAIWGILNKIESEYLQYKNARQEVIHLFQTGQKKYGIILQQKNRGRFLIIHDLCEQYKEIHRKNIAQAREKGQLRTRYINAAALIAIQIVIMTGALLAYVLFKQILGPIRQLTLETGPGGHQIPISNEVSVLSNQVHSLIEDVDQTQNQLARSQEHLVQSEKWAMTGKLAAGVAHSIRNPLTSVKIRLFSMGRAVELSPTMKEDLEVISEEIDHIESIVRSFLEFSRPPKLTMQKVSPSDVVDMALRLLQHRLESHGVKVELVREKPLPEIWADPDQLKEVLVNLLVNASEMIVHGGLIRILEKEEDGGPAGRLLVLYVTDNGPGIPQSIQENIFQPFFSTKEEGTGLGLSIASRIVEKHKGTLTLRSQEGEGATFIISLPYSENSSEFVVKSEEKPLVVKGLT